In the Pontibacillus sp. HMF3514 genome, CATCGATTGTAATAAAGGTGGCCCTTGTTGGGACATAAATTCTTCTAGATCTTGGACGATCTTTTCTTTAACGGATTGACCTGTATTAAGTTTAGGTGGAAATGGTTGTTCCTCTATACCTAGATCTTCTATTCCAACTCCATCTTGAGGGGAAATTCCAATGTTTAATGTGCCCTCTAGTGTCTCAATTTTTAGTTGATCGAATTTATATTCAATTTTTTCGATGTTTGTCGATGGCTTTTGGCTAGATTCCAACTGGCTCTCAAGTTGGTCGACACGTTTTTCTAATTCCCTAATTTTTTGGGTTTGCTTTTCGACTAATTGGTGAAGTTGATCTAAATACTGAGTCCAGGAATCCATATAGCTCATCGAAACGTCCCCCTTTCTGGTAGTTCTAAAATACTTTCGCGTCATATATAGGCGATAACCTAGATTATCCTATGCATTTCTTGAAGGATTTGTGCACTACGTTGTTGAAGATAGGGGGACGAGGGGAGTAACAGGTTTTTCGATTGCCTCTGCTTCTTCTGCTGGTTTTACATAACCACCTGTGTTGTAAAGGCTAGATCTGGCTTGAATGACTCCCGCACTCCCTATTTGTAAAACAGAGGAGTTGCTGACAGATCCAACTTTTAAAAAATTTATACAAATGCTTTGATGAATCGTGTAGTTCATTAGACCGCACCTACCTCTTCTATATCAGACTGGTCAATTACATCTTGATCATATACCGTTGTATAAGAGTTTGAGAGATCAATGGAGATTCCATCACCCGTGTTGAATGATCCACCTCCAGCAAAGGTCTTAGCTGAACTAGCAGGAGCCATCGCATAGACATCTCCAATATTGAAAATGCCAGAGTTAGATACGCTGACAACTTTGACAGCACCTACCTGAGCTGGCATAGGCATACCTCCTTATTTGTAGTTTATGAGGGAGGAAGGCGAATGTGTAAGGATGTCGAAAAAATCTTCATGCGTGATAAATAAAAGGAGTGAAAATCTTGAATCAGATCCAACCTTTAAAAGATACAAATCGATTACCATGGATCGATGCAGCAAGGGGAATCGCAATCTTTGGTATTTTTATGGTGAATATGCCTGCATTTAATGCCCCGTACTTTATGTATGGTGGAGAAGAAAAATACTGGCCAAGTGAAACAAGTAACATGATTCAAACGATTATAGATATATTCTTTCAAGCTAGTTTTTACACATTGTTCTCATTCTTATTTGGCTTTGGCCTTTACATGATGAAAGAACGATTACAAGAAAAAGAGTATCACTATCGTCCAGTGTTACTTCGAAGACTTATTGTGCTGATCGCTTTTGGTGCTATCCACGCTTTCTTCATATGGCATGGGGATATATTATTTTCTTATGGAACATTGGGTCTCTTTCTATTTTTATTTTTTAGTCGAAGTCCTCGGGCGGTCCTGAGTTGGGCTATTGGGCTCTTAACCCTTTCTGTAGTGATTCTTTATTTAAGAATTTCACCTTATATAGGAAAGGGTGTACTTGGTAGATATGTGAATGAATCCGCAATAGCACAAGCCAAGCAAGCTTATGGTGAAGGAAGCTTGATGGAAATATGGGAGCAAAACTTAAATGATTGGCTGTATTCAAATGGATCGCTGATGTCGTGGACCTTTTTAGCGGGAAGCCTGATCCCGATGTTTTTATTTGGTCTTTATTTTGCTAAGAAGAAATGGCTTCATGATCCGGATCAGTTTGGAAAGCCGTTGACGGTTACTTGGGTCATAACGTTGGTTTTATTTGTGGCTTTCAAAGCAGGTCCGCATTTCATTGATATTCCAGAATGGTTCAAAATTGTTACGCAGGATTCGATTGGTGGTTCTGCCTGTGCATTATTTTATGTGACGAGTGTGGCATTGTTATATAAGAAGAGAAGTGCTTTTACTACATTATTAAAACCATTCACGTTTGTTGGCCGCCTATCCTTGAGTAACTACTTGCTTCAATCAATCATTTGTTTTTTCTTGTTCTATTCTGTTGGTCTCGGGTTTTACGGTGAGGTGAGCCCGCTAGCTAGCTTGATTCTAGTTATAGTGATTTATAGTTTACAAGTAATCGGCAGTCACCTATGGATCCGTTCATTCCGTTACGGTCCGTTTGAATGGTTATGGAGATCCTTGACGTATATGAGCTTGCAGCCAATGCGTCGGTCTAAGGAAAGAGAAGAAAAGGCATCATATGAAACTTAAAAGTGAAATAAAAAGAGCTTGGGATCCAAGCTCTTTTTATTTTGGGGTATGTGCAATTAAACCCCCCTTATGTGGAAGATTTGGAATCTAAATAATGAGCGGTGGAGGTCCGTTGCCGGAAAAGATTAAGGGGTTCATTGAAACGGCAAGCCTCCTGTGGAAGACCAGCCGAGCTTCCTCGTTCGCAAGCTCTCTGCGGGATCTAGTCAGTCCTTTTTGCTACCACTTGAGTTTGCCGTTTCCTTCACCCCTTTGCGTTTATGGAGGTTAACGGACCCTAGTTATTTGAGCTCTAAACCTTACGGACATCTGTTCCGTTATTTTGAACTTTAATGGCATTTCGAGATTCGTTACGGACATATGGTACCTTATTTGTGACAAGTTGGGCTTTTTCAAGGTGATTTGAGGAAAATAACGGAATGAATGTCCGTAAGCTCTTCAAAAAGTCAAATTAAGATCAAATAACGGAACAAATGTCCGTAAGCATCACCTCTCCATATAGTTGCGGTTCCGTTTATCTCAATAACGCCTAGGTGGACTGGGAAATGGGTTGACTCCAGCGGTCAAACGGGCTTGCGAGACCCCGCAAGGAGCGATTAGCGGATGAGGAGGCTCGATAGTTCGTCCGCAGGAAAGCAACCCATTTCCCAGCCCACCCGCTCTCGAAACCACTCTACGCCTTATTCCACATTACTGCCATATAACGGCATAAAAACTAGGTGAATATGTTTTGAAAAATCTATTTCAAATAAATTGATATCTCTTCAGGATTTACTACCTGCTCTTAAAAGCTGATAAGTAGTTCATACGATGCACTAGACTAGGTGATTCGACACAGTGTGATAAATTAGCCTTAAATAATCAGAAAATTGATAAAGTTCCACATTAGATAACAAAAGATCTAAACATATACCAAAAATACCCATAACCTTGTTGGTAAATACGAACTTTTGGTTTATTAATAATATCGAATTGGGAGCGAGGTGGACGAAAAATGAGTCGAAGAAAATAAGAAGGAAGGTTGATAGGCAAACCAAAATCCTAGATGTATGATGTAGTTAATCAGATTCAACGACATAACTTTTCGATCTCATCTGTTGAATCTCGATAAAGGCAAACCTGGTGAAAACCAGCGACGCAAAACTACAGGGGCTACCGACTCTAGCGATCACACAAGAGTCCACGCCAGCCAGTTACCGAAAGATTTAAGGGTGACGTATATATCTACAACCCTCTTTCGGTATTCGAATGCAGGGTTATTTTTCGTGGAAAAGGAGGTTTGAAAATGGAGCTTATCGATCAGCAGACTCAAACGAACATTGCATCAAAGATTTGCACTTCATATAACTTTATTACTCGATTAAAAGGATTAATGTTCGTATCTGATCTAGCTGAAGATGAAGCTATGCATATCAAACCCTGTCATTCGGTCCACACCTGTTTTATGCGTTTTCCAATCGATGTGGTGTATGTGAATGAACAATTGGAAGTTGTGGCAATGGAACAAAACATGAAACCTTTTCGATTCGGAAAACCGCAATCCCGCGCACATTCTGTTTTTGAATTCAAGGCCGGAACCATTCAAAACAAGGATGTGTACGTCGGACAAAAACTTTTATTAAAACAAGAGGAGAGTGAAGAGCATGGAATTGCTTAAACAATTAGTTGTAGAAGAAGAAGGACAAGGTATGACGGAGTACGGTTTAGTATTAGGTGTTATTGCAGTTGCAGTAGTTGGGATTTTAGTTTCTCTACGTGGAGAAATTACGACAATGTTCCAAGATGTATTAAATGATATTAAGAGCCGTGACGGTTCTACAACTACAACTGGTTAATCAATATTTATCTAGCGAGTTCGCCCCACTTCACTATGAAAGGGCGGTGTATAATGAATGGTATCTCTTATCGAAAGTTTTTTATATGAAGAGGACGGTCAAGGTATGACGGAGTACAGTATCGTCCTAGGCGTAATATCCATAGCGGCTTTTGGAATCATCATTCTGTTAACAGAAGAGCTACAACAGGTTTATACCCGAGTAGTTGATGCCGTCCAAAGCCGAGACTCTTAAGAAGTTTGTTGAATGATTTCCCCTTATCTCATACTGGAGGCCTTGCGTTTTGCGACGTAAGGCCTTTTTTTAAAAAGGGGTCTAGATAATGAATAGAGAGGTGGAACAACTCTCATGTGGTTTGATGTTGTCATGATATTGATATTACTTATTTGTCTTATAACGGATTTAAAGAATCGAAAAATTTACAACGCAGTGCTTTTGCCAGGGTTTTTGCTTTCGCTCGTTTTCCACACGATTGTGAGTGGTTGGGCAGGTCTTGGAAGTTCCTTATTAGGAGCACTGATCGGCATACTCATATTATTTATTCCTTTTGCTATGGGTGGTATGGGGGCTGGAGATGTAAAACTTCTTGGCCTCATTGGTGCATGGAAAGGGAGTATGTTTGTCTTTTACACATCCATTTATATGGCACTAGTCGGTGGTGTGATTGCTATAGCAATTCTTTTATTTCAAAAAGGATGGTTACAACGATTTAAAGGATTTGCCTACTTTTTTGCATTCTTAAGACAAGGGAAAGTCCAATCAGAATGGATTCAAACAAGTGCTAGGAAAACAACGTACCCGTATGGCTTAGCCATTGTTGCGGGGGCTTTTTGTTCGTTATGGTTTAGCTTCCTGGAGGTGATGTAAGATGAACTTCAAAAAAGAAGATGGCCAATCAATGGTTGAAACGGCACTTGTTTTGCCTGTGTTAATCATCTTACTAGTCGGTATGTTTGATTTTGGTCGAATCTTTTATACATACACCCACCTTCATTTAGCAGCACAAGAGGCCGTTCGAGTTGGAGGACTCGGTGGGAATGATTCTGAAATTACTGCATTTACAAAGAGCTATGTAAATATAAATGACCCTGAAAATTTAGTGGTGGGGGTTTCACCTGATGATAGCATGCGTGTGTCAGGAGATTATGTCACCGTAACGCTCGATTATCCAATGGAATCCTTTACTCCATTTATTTCATCCCTCTTACCCTCGGCGTTTACGGTTCACACAGAATCGACCATTCGGGTGGAGTGAGGAGGTACGTGATGAAGTTAGTAAAGCAGGAAGAAGGGGTAAGTCTCGTTCTTGTTGGTGTAGCTTTCATGGGAATAATGATGATGGCAGGTCTTGTACTTGATGGAGGAGCCCTTTTTATGGAAAAGCGGAATCTACAAAAAGCGGCGAATGCAGCAGTACTATCAAGTGCGCAGGAACTGACCATGGATGAAGCTTCTGTTCAAGAAATTATAAATGAAATACTACAAAAACATGGTGAACTTGCAAGCTTAGAAAACACAATAATTCAAAAAGATAACCGAGTAGAGCTAGATTTAACAAAGAATGTTTCTTTATCATTTGGTCGTTTGTTTGGAAAAGACACGACAGAAGTTAAAGTTCACGCTGCAGCAGAAATAACATCTATGGGAAAGGCTGCAGGGGCTGCGCCATTAGGGATTGATGATCGTGTTGAATTAGATTATTACACAGAGTATAAGTTGAAGGTAGATCAAACAGAATCTGAATATGGATATTTTGGTGTTTTAGCTTTAGGGGGGCCTGGTGCAGCAACCTATGAGGATAACTTGCGGGACGGTTATCAGGATCCTATTGAAATTGGGATGGTACTCGATACAGAGACAGGAAATGTAGCGGGTAAAACGAGGTCTGTAGTTAGTGAGAAGCTGTTAGATAGTTGTGGTTATGAATCAGGATCAAAACAAATCAACCGTGACTGTGACCGGATATTATTAGTACCTGTTTACACACCACATAAACAGACAACAAACCAGTTAAAAAGTGTAGAAGTGACAGGATTTGCTTACTTCTTTATTACAGAACCCATAGACCCAAAAGATACAAGTATTACAGGAATGTTTATCAAACGAGCTGGAAAAGGCGTTTATGAAAGTGGTGCCTATGATAGAGGCGCATACGCAATTCGACTAACAAGGTAGGTGGACAGAATGAAAGGAAAAGTCATGATGACATTAGCCCTAGTTATGGGGATTATGACTACATATTTATTTTATCAGTACACAAAAGATATTCAGGTAACGAAAGCGAAACAAGGAAATATGGTAGAGGTAGTTGTTGCAAAAGAAGCTATTGGGAAGAACCAACGAATTGATAAAGATGATTTAGAGCTCGTCTCTAAACCTGAGGGTGGGCTGCATGCAAGTGCTCTTAAAAAGATGGACGGGATCGAGGGGAAATATGCTACCGCAGCTATTGCTCAGGGAGAGCCGATCTTATCCCATCGATTGCAATCCAAAAAAGAAGAGGAACTGATTGTAGCGAAAAAAGTTTCACAAGGGAAGCGTGCGTTATCTTTGGGAGTAAACATGGTACAATCCGTTTCAAACTTAATTGAGCCGGAGGATTATGTAGATGTTTATGCTTCGATCGCAAAAAAGGAAAATGGGGAAACGAAGGTAGAAACGAAGTTAA is a window encoding:
- a CDS encoding TadE/TadG family type IV pilus assembly protein, coding for MNFKKEDGQSMVETALVLPVLIILLVGMFDFGRIFYTYTHLHLAAQEAVRVGGLGGNDSEITAFTKSYVNINDPENLVVGVSPDDSMRVSGDYVTVTLDYPMESFTPFISSLLPSAFTVHTESTIRVE
- the gerPC gene encoding spore germination protein GerPC, with amino-acid sequence MSYMDSWTQYLDQLHQLVEKQTQKIRELEKRVDQLESQLESSQKPSTNIEKIEYKFDQLKIETLEGTLNIGISPQDGVGIEDLGIEEQPFPPKLNTGQSVKEKIVQDLEEFMSQQGPPLLQSMSRDYGHQFDEPYQQFILNDIQKQLGDRVNHYLQQGDYENGMVTEEQKQAIIQEVKNEIHSSLHQFLQNQPKQGDESP
- a CDS encoding spore germination protein yields the protein MPAQVGAVKVVSVSNSGIFNIGDVYAMAPASSAKTFAGGGSFNTGDGISIDLSNSYTTVYDQDVIDQSDIEEVGAV
- a CDS encoding DUF192 domain-containing protein, producing MELIDQQTQTNIASKICTSYNFITRLKGLMFVSDLAEDEAMHIKPCHSVHTCFMRFPIDVVYVNEQLEVVAMEQNMKPFRFGKPQSRAHSVFEFKAGTIQNKDVYVGQKLLLKQEESEEHGIA
- a CDS encoding prepilin peptidase, with protein sequence MWFDVVMILILLICLITDLKNRKIYNAVLLPGFLLSLVFHTIVSGWAGLGSSLLGALIGILILFIPFAMGGMGAGDVKLLGLIGAWKGSMFVFYTSIYMALVGGVIAIAILLFQKGWLQRFKGFAYFFAFLRQGKVQSEWIQTSARKTTYPYGLAIVAGAFCSLWFSFLEVM
- a CDS encoding spore germination protein GerPB produces the protein MNYTIHQSICINFLKVGSVSNSSVLQIGSAGVIQARSSLYNTGGYVKPAEEAEAIEKPVTPLVPLSSTT
- a CDS encoding Flp family type IVb pilin, with amino-acid sequence MVSLIESFLYEEDGQGMTEYSIVLGVISIAAFGIIILLTEELQQVYTRVVDAVQSRDS
- a CDS encoding Tad domain-containing protein encodes the protein MKLVKQEEGVSLVLVGVAFMGIMMMAGLVLDGGALFMEKRNLQKAANAAVLSSAQELTMDEASVQEIINEILQKHGELASLENTIIQKDNRVELDLTKNVSLSFGRLFGKDTTEVKVHAAAEITSMGKAAGAAPLGIDDRVELDYYTEYKLKVDQTESEYGYFGVLALGGPGAATYEDNLRDGYQDPIEIGMVLDTETGNVAGKTRSVVSEKLLDSCGYESGSKQINRDCDRILLVPVYTPHKQTTNQLKSVEVTGFAYFFITEPIDPKDTSITGMFIKRAGKGVYESGAYDRGAYAIRLTR
- a CDS encoding Flp family type IVb pilin; protein product: MELLKQLVVEEEGQGMTEYGLVLGVIAVAVVGILVSLRGEITTMFQDVLNDIKSRDGSTTTTG
- the cpaB gene encoding Flp pilus assembly protein CpaB yields the protein MKGKVMMTLALVMGIMTTYLFYQYTKDIQVTKAKQGNMVEVVVAKEAIGKNQRIDKDDLELVSKPEGGLHASALKKMDGIEGKYATAAIAQGEPILSHRLQSKKEEELIVAKKVSQGKRALSLGVNMVQSVSNLIEPEDYVDVYASIAKKENGETKVETKLIEQRARVLAIGRKLVESNSKEDYVEYSSITIEVEPHEVAKIVKASEEGNIHMALRSRLKEEAEPKEQEN
- a CDS encoding DUF418 domain-containing protein, with product MKILNQIQPLKDTNRLPWIDAARGIAIFGIFMVNMPAFNAPYFMYGGEEKYWPSETSNMIQTIIDIFFQASFYTLFSFLFGFGLYMMKERLQEKEYHYRPVLLRRLIVLIAFGAIHAFFIWHGDILFSYGTLGLFLFLFFSRSPRAVLSWAIGLLTLSVVILYLRISPYIGKGVLGRYVNESAIAQAKQAYGEGSLMEIWEQNLNDWLYSNGSLMSWTFLAGSLIPMFLFGLYFAKKKWLHDPDQFGKPLTVTWVITLVLFVAFKAGPHFIDIPEWFKIVTQDSIGGSACALFYVTSVALLYKKRSAFTTLLKPFTFVGRLSLSNYLLQSIICFFLFYSVGLGFYGEVSPLASLILVIVIYSLQVIGSHLWIRSFRYGPFEWLWRSLTYMSLQPMRRSKEREEKASYET